A single window of Vibrio alfacsensis DNA harbors:
- the aspS gene encoding aspartate--tRNA ligase, whose protein sequence is MRTHYCGHLNKSLAGQTVELCGWVNRRRDLGGLIFIDMRDREGVVQVVVDPDMADAYKVAEQLRNEFCIKLTGEVRARPESQVNAGMATGEVEILATGLEIINRSDVLPLDFNQKNSEEQRLKYRYLDLRRPEMSDRIKLRAKASSFVRRFLDDNGFLDIETPVLTKATPEGARDYLVPSRVHKGSFYALPQSPQLFKQLLMMSGFDRYYQIVKCFRDEDLRADRQPEFTQIDIETSFMTADQVREKTEEMIRQMWQELLNVDLGQFPVMSFEEAARRFGSDKPDLRNPLELVDVADILKNVDFKVFSGPANDEKGRVAVIRVPGGAALSRKQIDEYTNFVGIYGAKGLAWMKVNDRAAGFEGVQSPVAKFLNEEVVAQLLDRTQAETGDIILFGADSKRVVTEAMGALRLKLGTDLELTDKSAWKPLWVVDFPMFEEDDEGNLHAMHHPFTSPLGLTAEELKANPASANSNAYDMVINGYEVGGGSVRIHNAEMQAAVFDILGIDADEQKLKFGFLLDALKFGTPPHAGLAFGLDRLVMLLCGTDNIRDVIAFPKTTAAACLLTDAPSVANPAALEELAIAVTAAKAKDAE, encoded by the coding sequence TATGGCGGATGCTTACAAAGTAGCAGAGCAACTGCGTAATGAATTCTGTATCAAACTAACGGGTGAAGTTCGCGCACGTCCAGAAAGCCAAGTAAATGCTGGTATGGCGACAGGTGAAGTAGAGATTCTGGCGACAGGTCTTGAAATCATCAACCGTTCTGACGTTCTACCACTAGACTTCAACCAAAAGAACTCTGAAGAGCAACGTCTAAAGTACCGTTACCTAGACCTGCGTCGTCCAGAAATGAGCGATCGCATCAAGCTGCGTGCTAAAGCATCAAGCTTCGTACGTCGTTTCCTAGATGACAACGGTTTCCTAGACATCGAAACGCCAGTACTGACTAAAGCAACACCAGAGGGTGCACGTGACTACCTAGTACCAAGCCGCGTACACAAAGGCAGCTTCTACGCGCTACCGCAATCACCACAGCTATTTAAACAGCTGCTAATGATGTCTGGTTTTGACCGCTACTACCAAATCGTTAAATGTTTCCGTGACGAAGACCTACGTGCTGACCGTCAACCAGAATTCACTCAGATCGATATCGAAACGTCATTCATGACGGCTGATCAAGTACGTGAAAAAACGGAAGAGATGATTCGTCAAATGTGGCAAGAGCTACTGAACGTTGATCTAGGCCAGTTCCCAGTAATGTCATTTGAAGAAGCGGCGCGTCGTTTTGGTTCTGATAAGCCAGATCTACGTAACCCTCTTGAGCTTGTTGACGTTGCAGATATCCTAAAAAATGTCGACTTTAAAGTATTCTCTGGTCCTGCTAATGACGAGAAAGGTCGTGTGGCAGTGATTCGTGTACCAGGTGGCGCTGCGCTATCTCGTAAGCAAATCGACGAATACACTAACTTCGTAGGTATTTACGGTGCGAAGGGTCTAGCATGGATGAAAGTAAACGACCGTGCAGCAGGCTTTGAAGGTGTGCAGTCTCCAGTGGCTAAATTCCTAAACGAAGAAGTTGTAGCACAACTGCTTGATCGTACTCAGGCTGAAACTGGCGATATCATCCTATTTGGTGCAGATAGCAAACGTGTTGTAACTGAAGCGATGGGCGCACTACGTCTTAAGCTAGGTACTGACCTTGAGCTAACGGACAAGTCAGCTTGGAAACCACTATGGGTTGTTGACTTCCCAATGTTTGAAGAAGACGACGAAGGTAACCTACACGCGATGCACCATCCGTTTACTTCTCCTCTAGGCCTAACGGCGGAAGAGTTGAAAGCGAACCCTGCATCAGCAAATTCAAATGCTTACGATATGGTTATCAACGGCTACGAAGTGGGCGGTGGTTCCGTACGTATCCATAATGCAGAAATGCAAGCAGCAGTATTTGATATTCTAGGTATTGATGCCGATGAGCAAAAACTGAAGTTTGGCTTCCTACTAGACGCACTAAAATTCGGTACACCTCCACATGCAGGTCTTGCATTCGGTTTAGACCGTCTAGTGATGCTACTTTGTGGTACGGATAACATCCGTGACGTTATCGCATTCCCTAAAACAACGGCTGCAGCGTGTCTTCTAACAGACGCACCAAGTGTTGCTAACCCAGCAGCACTTGAAGAGCTTGCTATTGCAGTGACAGCGGCAAAAGCGAAAGACGCAGAATAA
- the ruvC gene encoding crossover junction endodeoxyribonuclease RuvC → MSIILGIDPGSRITGYGVIRQQGRHLQYLGSGCIRTSEKELPGRLKQIYAGVTEIITQFQPDVFAIEQVFMAKNADSALKLGQARGSAIVAAVNADLPVYEYAARLIKQAVVGTGGADKVQVQHMVQHMLKLPAKPQADAADALGVAICHANTNKTLIALAGKATSARKGRYR, encoded by the coding sequence ATGTCAATTATTCTTGGAATTGACCCAGGCTCACGTATTACGGGCTATGGCGTAATTCGTCAACAAGGTCGTCATTTGCAATATCTCGGTAGTGGTTGTATTCGAACGTCTGAGAAAGAATTGCCAGGCCGTCTTAAGCAAATCTATGCGGGCGTGACTGAAATCATCACTCAGTTTCAACCAGACGTTTTTGCTATTGAACAGGTGTTTATGGCGAAGAATGCCGATTCCGCTTTAAAACTTGGTCAAGCTCGTGGCAGCGCGATTGTGGCGGCGGTTAACGCAGACCTTCCTGTTTATGAATATGCGGCACGTCTTATTAAGCAAGCGGTTGTTGGCACAGGCGGAGCAGATAAAGTACAAGTGCAGCATATGGTGCAGCACATGCTTAAACTGCCAGCGAAACCTCAAGCCGATGCGGCGGATGCGCTTGGCGTGGCAATTTGTCACGCAAATACCAATAAGACGCTTATTGCATTGGCTGGCAAAGCCACCAGTGCGCGTAAAGGACGTTACCGATAA
- the ruvA gene encoding Holliday junction branch migration protein RuvA — MIGRLRGILLEKQPPEVLIEVNGIGYEVQMPMSCFYELPNVGEEAIIYTHFVVREDAQLLYGFNTVKERALFREVIKANGVGPKLGLGILSGMTASQFVACVEREDISTLVKLPGVGKKTAERLVVEMKDRLKGWGAGDLFTPFTDAAPTDSASAVSDNAEEEAVSALLALGYKPTQASKVVSQVAKPEMTSEQLIREALKSMV; from the coding sequence GTGATCGGACGTCTTCGCGGCATTCTGCTAGAAAAGCAACCACCTGAAGTTTTAATTGAAGTTAATGGCATTGGTTATGAAGTTCAGATGCCAATGAGCTGCTTCTACGAACTGCCAAATGTCGGTGAAGAGGCCATTATTTATACTCATTTTGTCGTTCGTGAGGATGCGCAGTTACTTTACGGTTTTAACACAGTAAAAGAACGCGCATTGTTCCGTGAAGTCATCAAAGCCAATGGTGTGGGGCCTAAGCTTGGCTTGGGCATCCTTTCTGGTATGACGGCAAGTCAATTTGTTGCTTGTGTTGAACGTGAAGATATCTCGACGCTTGTGAAGCTGCCTGGTGTGGGTAAGAAAACCGCTGAACGCCTAGTGGTTGAAATGAAAGACCGCTTGAAAGGTTGGGGCGCTGGCGATCTGTTTACTCCGTTTACGGATGCAGCACCTACAGATTCTGCCTCTGCGGTTTCTGACAATGCAGAAGAAGAAGCAGTCAGCGCGCTATTGGCTTTAGGTTACAAGCCAACACAAGCATCAAAAGTGGTATCACAAGTGGCTAAACCTGAGATGACTAGCGAACAATTGATCCGCGAAGCACTAAAATCAATGGTGTAA
- the ruvB gene encoding Holliday junction branch migration DNA helicase RuvB: MIEADRLIAPQNPAFREEDVIDRAIRPKKLADYQGQDHVRDQMEIFIKAAQLRKEALDHLLIFGPPGLGKTTLANIVANEMEVNIRTTSGPVLEKAGDLAALLTNLEENDVLFIDEIHRLSPMVEEVLYPAMEDYQLDIMIGEGPAARSIKIDLPPFTLIGATTRAGSLTSPLRDRFGITQRLEYYKVKDLQHIVQRSADCLGLSMESEGALEVARRARGTPRIANRLLRRVRDYAEVKGDGHISADVADKALNMLDVDAEGFDYMDRKLLLAIMEKFGGGPVGLDNMAAAIGEEKDTIEDVLEPYLIQQGYLQRTPRGRIATDRAYLHFGIENKIS; the protein is encoded by the coding sequence ATGATTGAAGCCGATCGTTTAATCGCACCTCAAAATCCAGCATTCCGCGAAGAAGATGTTATAGACCGCGCAATACGTCCAAAGAAACTGGCGGATTACCAAGGGCAGGATCACGTTCGTGACCAAATGGAAATCTTTATCAAGGCGGCTCAGTTACGTAAGGAAGCCCTTGACCACTTGCTGATTTTTGGACCTCCTGGCCTAGGTAAAACTACGCTCGCCAATATCGTTGCTAATGAGATGGAAGTGAATATTCGCACTACGTCTGGTCCTGTGCTTGAGAAAGCAGGGGACTTGGCAGCGTTACTGACCAATCTAGAAGAAAACGATGTTTTGTTCATTGATGAGATCCACCGCCTAAGCCCTATGGTTGAGGAAGTGTTGTATCCCGCAATGGAAGACTATCAATTAGATATCATGATCGGTGAGGGGCCAGCGGCGCGTTCTATTAAGATTGATTTACCACCGTTTACCTTGATCGGGGCGACAACACGAGCTGGTTCATTGACGTCACCATTACGTGATCGCTTTGGTATCACACAGCGCCTTGAATATTATAAAGTGAAAGACCTCCAACACATTGTACAGCGCAGTGCTGACTGTCTTGGGCTTTCGATGGAATCTGAAGGGGCTTTGGAAGTCGCGCGTCGTGCTCGTGGTACGCCACGAATCGCCAACCGCTTACTCCGCCGCGTTCGAGATTACGCTGAAGTAAAAGGCGATGGTCATATCAGTGCCGATGTGGCTGATAAAGCGCTAAACATGTTGGATGTTGATGCCGAGGGGTTTGACTATATGGACCGCAAGCTACTACTTGCAATTATGGAAAAATTTGGCGGTGGTCCGGTTGGTCTTGATAACATGGCGGCGGCGATCGGCGAAGAAAAAGACACGATTGAAGACGTACTTGAGCCGTATCTTATTCAACAAGGTTACTTGCAACGAACACCACGTGGTAGAATCGCAACCGATCGTGCGTACCTTCATTTCGGTATTGAAAATAAGATTTCATAG
- the cydA gene encoding cytochrome ubiquinol oxidase subunit I: MIDVVDLSRLQFALTAMYHFLFVPLTLGMAFLLAIMESMYVMTNKQIYKDMTKFWGKLFGINFALGVATGLTMEFQFGTNWSYYSHYVGDIFGAPLAIEALVAFFLESTFVGLFFFGWDRLSKRQHLAVTWLVALGSNFSALWILIANGWMQNPVGAEFNFETMRMEMVSFADVVLNPVAQVKFVHTVASGYTCGAMFILGISSYYLIKGRDIAFARRSFAIAASFGMAAILSTIVLGDESGYELGEVQKVKLAAVEAEWHTEPAPAAFTLFGLPNQETMETDYAIKIPYVMGIIATRSFDEQVTGLHDLREEHVDRIRTGMYAYELLEKLRAGDKSEENMTAFDEVKGDLGYGLLLKRYTDNVVDATEDQIQAAADDSIPTVWPLFWSFRIMVACGFIMLFVFGAAFIQTCRQKIEQKQWVLKAALFSIPLPWIAIEAGWFVAEYGRQPWAVGEILPVHVAASALTAAEIWTSLFAILALYTAFLIAEVYLMVKFARKGPSSLKTGRYHFEQNADSVEDKVSRQVEA, encoded by the coding sequence ATGATTGACGTAGTTGATCTGTCGCGGTTGCAGTTTGCACTGACAGCGATGTATCACTTCCTATTCGTACCATTGACCCTTGGTATGGCCTTCCTTTTGGCCATTATGGAATCGATGTACGTAATGACGAACAAGCAAATCTATAAGGACATGACCAAGTTCTGGGGTAAGCTATTCGGTATTAACTTTGCACTTGGTGTGGCTACCGGCCTTACCATGGAATTCCAGTTTGGTACGAACTGGTCTTACTATTCTCACTATGTAGGTGATATTTTCGGTGCACCACTAGCGATCGAAGCTCTGGTTGCTTTCTTCCTGGAGTCAACTTTTGTTGGTCTATTCTTCTTCGGGTGGGATCGTCTATCTAAACGTCAACACTTAGCGGTAACCTGGCTGGTTGCGCTTGGTTCTAACTTCTCCGCACTTTGGATTCTTATCGCGAACGGCTGGATGCAAAACCCAGTTGGTGCAGAATTTAACTTTGAAACCATGCGTATGGAAATGGTGAGCTTTGCTGACGTAGTGCTTAACCCTGTAGCGCAGGTGAAATTTGTTCATACTGTGGCATCGGGTTACACCTGTGGCGCAATGTTTATTCTTGGCATCAGTTCTTACTACCTAATTAAAGGTCGCGATATCGCGTTCGCTCGTCGTTCATTTGCTATTGCTGCTTCTTTCGGTATGGCGGCAATTCTGTCGACTATCGTTCTAGGTGATGAATCTGGTTACGAGCTTGGTGAAGTTCAAAAAGTGAAACTAGCCGCAGTAGAAGCGGAATGGCATACAGAGCCAGCGCCTGCAGCATTCACGTTATTTGGTCTTCCAAATCAAGAAACAATGGAAACGGATTACGCAATTAAGATCCCATACGTAATGGGTATTATTGCAACCCGTTCGTTTGATGAGCAAGTAACGGGTCTACACGATTTACGTGAAGAGCACGTTGACCGTATTCGTACTGGTATGTACGCATATGAATTGCTTGAAAAACTGCGCGCAGGCGACAAGTCTGAAGAAAACATGACTGCGTTTGACGAAGTGAAAGGTGATCTAGGTTACGGCCTGCTCCTGAAACGCTACACAGACAACGTTGTTGATGCAACAGAAGATCAAATCCAAGCGGCTGCGGATGATTCAATCCCAACAGTTTGGCCTCTATTCTGGTCGTTCCGTATCATGGTGGCGTGTGGTTTCATCATGCTATTCGTATTTGGTGCGGCATTCATCCAAACATGTCGTCAGAAGATCGAACAGAAGCAATGGGTTCTGAAAGCGGCACTATTTAGCATTCCACTACCTTGGATCGCTATTGAAGCGGGTTGGTTCGTCGCAGAATACGGTCGTCAACCGTGGGCTGTAGGTGAAATTCTACCGGTACACGTAGCGGCGTCAGCACTAACCGCTGCTGAAATCTGGACGTCACTATTTGCAATCCTAGCGCTGTACACTGCATTCCTAATTGCAGAAGTATACCTAATGGTGAAATTCGCTCGTAAAGGTCCAAGCAGCCTAAAAACAGGCCGTTACCACTTCGAGCAAAACGCTGACTCTGTTGAAGACAAAGTTAGTCGCCAAGTAGAAGCGTAA
- the cydB gene encoding cytochrome d ubiquinol oxidase subunit II has translation MFDYEILRLIWWVLIGVLLVGFAITDGFDMGVGALVPIIGKNDTQRRVMINSIAPHWDGNQVWLITAGGALFAAWPLVYATSFSGFYLAMILTLAALWLRPIGLDYRSKIEDKKWRNTWDICISISGFVPPIIFGVAFGNLLQGVPFQLNDFLMPTYHGSFFGLLNPFALLCGLVSLFMILMQGATWLQMKTTGDVHTRARNVAQLTGLLTVVAFVAAGFWIQNIDGYVIVGSIDANAPSNPLNKEVIREAGAWMKNFENYPLLWAAPVLGVAMPLLAVLASRLEKCGIAFLTSSLGNAGVIFTAGFAMFPFVMPSDLMPSHSLTMWDATSSELTLNLMTGVAFVMVPIILAYTSWTYYKMFGRLDDKFIEENKNSLY, from the coding sequence ATGTTTGATTACGAAATCTTGCGACTCATCTGGTGGGTACTGATCGGTGTTCTACTAGTTGGTTTTGCAATCACAGATGGTTTCGATATGGGTGTGGGCGCGCTTGTACCTATTATCGGTAAAAACGACACGCAACGCCGTGTAATGATTAACTCAATCGCTCCTCACTGGGATGGTAACCAAGTTTGGCTTATCACCGCTGGTGGTGCATTGTTCGCCGCTTGGCCTTTGGTTTACGCGACATCGTTCTCAGGTTTCTACCTAGCGATGATCTTAACTCTGGCTGCACTTTGGCTACGTCCAATTGGTCTGGATTACCGTTCAAAGATCGAAGACAAAAAATGGCGTAACACTTGGGATATCTGTATCTCAATCAGTGGCTTCGTTCCACCAATTATCTTCGGTGTGGCATTTGGTAACCTTCTTCAAGGCGTACCGTTCCAGTTGAACGACTTTTTGATGCCAACGTACCATGGTTCATTCTTTGGTCTACTAAACCCGTTTGCTCTGCTATGTGGTCTAGTTAGCTTGTTTATGATCCTGATGCAAGGTGCAACGTGGCTTCAAATGAAAACCACTGGCGACGTTCACACTCGTGCACGTAATGTTGCTCAGTTAACAGGTCTACTAACCGTGGTTGCATTTGTTGCGGCTGGTTTCTGGATTCAAAATATCGATGGCTACGTGATTGTTGGTAGCATTGACGCAAATGCACCATCAAACCCTCTGAATAAAGAAGTTATTCGTGAGGCAGGTGCGTGGATGAAGAACTTTGAAAACTACCCACTACTATGGGCTGCGCCTGTACTAGGTGTTGCAATGCCGCTTCTTGCTGTATTGGCATCTCGTCTAGAGAAGTGTGGTATCGCGTTCTTGACTTCTAGTCTTGGTAACGCAGGCGTTATCTTTACTGCTGGTTTTGCAATGTTCCCATTCGTAATGCCATCAGATTTAATGCCAAGCCACAGCTTAACAATGTGGGATGCGACTTCATCTGAACTGACGCTTAACCTAATGACAGGTGTTGCGTTTGTGATGGTTCCTATCATCCTGGCTTACACATCTTGGACTTACTACAAGATGTTTGGCCGATTGGATGACAAGTTCATCGAAGAAAATAAAAACTCACTTTACTAA
- the cydX gene encoding cytochrome bd-I oxidase subunit CydX: MWYFAWILGVLLACAFGIINALWLEHTEMMDEDSE; the protein is encoded by the coding sequence ATGTGGTATTTCGCATGGATTCTAGGTGTACTACTTGCTTGTGCATTCGGTATCATCAACGCTCTTTGGTTAGAGCACACTGAAATGATGGATGAAGACAGTGAGTAA
- the ybgE gene encoding cyd operon protein YbgE, giving the protein MSNLADKVAKLHEPMDKTLLRVLSLVLGFMHVGLVMWDPEAYHGAIGGFNAVIAPALIWAMCSSMVYGVGFKPIKWYWQVLFSPYFSLAILTYLTVLYFM; this is encoded by the coding sequence GTGAGTAATCTCGCTGATAAGGTAGCAAAACTTCACGAACCAATGGATAAGACTCTGCTTAGAGTCTTGTCTCTTGTCCTTGGCTTTATGCATGTAGGATTGGTGATGTGGGATCCAGAGGCTTATCATGGAGCCATTGGCGGGTTCAATGCCGTGATCGCCCCTGCGCTGATTTGGGCAATGTGCTCGAGTATGGTGTATGGTGTTGGTTTTAAACCGATAAAATGGTACTGGCAAGTATTGTTTAGCCCGTACTTTTCACTTGCTATCTTAACTTATTTAACCGTACTGTATTTTATGTAA
- the ybgC gene encoding tol-pal system-associated acyl-CoA thioesterase produces the protein MQATSNLFRWPITVYYEDTDAGGVVYHSNYLKFFERARTEMLRAKGISQHVLLEQNVGFVVRHMDIDFKQGAKLDDHLTVLTQVSEIKRASLQFCQELVNDEGKTLCKTIVKVACIDNKKMKPIAIPSFINSELTNSDC, from the coding sequence TTGCAAGCCACATCAAATCTCTTTCGTTGGCCGATCACCGTGTATTATGAAGACACTGATGCGGGCGGCGTTGTATATCACTCAAATTATCTAAAATTTTTTGAACGCGCACGTACAGAAATGTTGCGCGCAAAAGGCATTTCTCAACATGTGTTGTTGGAACAAAACGTAGGGTTTGTTGTCCGACACATGGATATCGATTTCAAGCAAGGGGCAAAATTAGACGATCACCTGACCGTTCTAACCCAAGTGTCAGAAATAAAACGTGCGTCTTTGCAATTCTGTCAAGAGTTAGTCAATGATGAAGGCAAAACATTGTGCAAGACAATTGTTAAGGTAGCATGTATCGATAATAAGAAAATGAAACCAATAGCTATTCCATCATTTATCAATTCGGAGCTAACAAATAGTGACTGCTGA
- the tolQ gene encoding protein TolQ, whose translation MTADISILDLFLQASLLVKLVMLTLLGMSIASWAMIIKRSKVLSHASKSADEFEDKFWSGTDLSVLYQKVKSRKDDIAGTEEIFYAGFTEFARLRKSNANSPAYIMEGTGRAMRVAVAREVDELETSLPFLATVGSISPYIGLFGTVWGIMHAFIALGEVKQATLSMVAPGIAEALIATAMGLFAAIPAVMAYNRLSNKVSKLEHNYATFSEEFHSILHRQAMAGRDGSDKE comes from the coding sequence GTGACTGCTGATATTTCCATTTTAGATCTCTTTCTTCAGGCCAGTCTGTTGGTAAAGCTTGTGATGTTGACACTGTTAGGCATGTCAATCGCTTCATGGGCAATGATCATTAAGCGCAGTAAGGTGCTGTCTCACGCATCAAAAAGTGCGGATGAATTTGAAGACAAATTTTGGTCGGGTACTGATCTTTCAGTGCTTTATCAAAAAGTAAAAAGTCGTAAAGACGATATCGCGGGTACAGAAGAAATTTTCTATGCGGGCTTCACAGAATTTGCACGCCTACGTAAAAGTAATGCGAATTCTCCTGCATACATCATGGAAGGGACGGGACGCGCAATGCGAGTTGCTGTTGCTCGTGAAGTTGATGAACTTGAAACGAGTCTACCATTTCTTGCTACCGTTGGTTCGATCAGCCCATACATCGGTCTATTTGGTACCGTTTGGGGCATCATGCATGCGTTTATTGCCCTTGGTGAGGTGAAGCAAGCAACGCTTTCTATGGTTGCTCCTGGTATCGCAGAAGCCCTGATTGCAACCGCGATGGGTCTGTTTGCTGCAATTCCAGCGGTAATGGCCTACAACCGCCTAAGCAACAAAGTGAGTAAGCTTGAACACAATTATGCAACGTTCTCGGAAGAGTTTCACAGCATTCTGCATCGTCAAGCAATGGCAGGCCGTGACGGTTCTGATAAGGAATAA
- the tolR gene encoding protein TolR — translation MAGYQPKKRKMTAEINVVPYIDVMLVLLIIFMATAPFVTQGVDVDLPQTSTAESMQDLAGDTDSSFIIIEIDRDGNLGLSVNDEEVQRGLSLQDVIVRVKAEREIKPDSPVAVGGDAATPYADVVLLLDELSRAGIPKVGLMTDIRE, via the coding sequence ATGGCGGGGTATCAACCTAAAAAACGGAAGATGACGGCAGAAATCAACGTTGTACCTTATATCGACGTGATGCTTGTACTGCTGATCATCTTTATGGCGACCGCGCCGTTCGTTACTCAAGGTGTGGATGTGGATCTGCCTCAAACCTCAACGGCAGAGTCCATGCAAGATCTGGCTGGAGATACCGACAGCAGTTTTATCATCATTGAAATCGACCGCGATGGTAATTTAGGTCTTAGTGTGAATGATGAAGAGGTGCAACGTGGTTTATCACTCCAAGATGTGATTGTGCGTGTAAAAGCTGAGCGTGAAATAAAGCCTGATTCACCGGTTGCCGTTGGTGGTGACGCAGCGACACCCTACGCGGACGTTGTACTTCTGCTTGATGAGTTAAGTCGCGCAGGTATCCCAAAGGTGGGCCTGATGACCGATATCAGGGAATAG
- the tolA gene encoding cell envelope integrity protein TolA: MKDNKKKAREYTKPIAISVGLHAILVVALLWGTDFTMSKPEPTGQMVQAVVIDPKLVQQQAKEIRQQREKAAKKEQDRLDKLRREAEQLEKNRKAEEEQIRKLKEQQAKDAKAAREAEIARKQKEKERKVEEERARKEKERAAQAEKERKIKEEAVRKAEQERIAKEAAVAKAEQERVAREKAAKEAEEKAKREREAAAKAEQERIAKEKAAQEAAEKARKEKERLDRLERERKEQEAALNNIFAGLEDEASQNNVARNQFIDDELSRMSSIYTQNIQQRLIKDDYLLGKECRVNIKLIPTGTDMMVAGVTVLGGDARVCAAAKSAIAQVGTFPKSSEDAVNERLKDINLTVALD; encoded by the coding sequence ATGAAAGATAACAAGAAGAAAGCCAGAGAGTACACCAAGCCGATAGCGATATCGGTTGGTTTGCATGCGATTCTTGTCGTTGCACTTCTTTGGGGGACAGATTTTACCATGTCTAAGCCTGAGCCTACTGGGCAAATGGTGCAGGCGGTCGTGATTGATCCAAAGTTAGTTCAGCAGCAAGCGAAAGAGATTCGCCAGCAGCGTGAGAAAGCCGCAAAAAAAGAGCAAGACCGTCTAGATAAACTGAGACGTGAAGCAGAGCAGCTTGAGAAGAATCGCAAAGCTGAAGAAGAGCAAATTCGTAAGCTAAAAGAGCAGCAAGCAAAAGATGCAAAAGCCGCTCGAGAGGCCGAAATTGCTCGCAAGCAGAAAGAAAAAGAGCGCAAAGTTGAAGAGGAGCGAGCTCGTAAAGAAAAAGAACGAGCAGCGCAAGCTGAAAAAGAGCGCAAAATAAAAGAAGAGGCGGTACGCAAAGCGGAGCAGGAACGCATAGCGAAAGAAGCTGCCGTTGCTAAAGCTGAGCAAGAACGCGTAGCGCGAGAGAAAGCGGCGAAAGAAGCCGAAGAAAAAGCGAAACGTGAACGTGAAGCTGCTGCTAAAGCAGAGCAAGAACGCATTGCGAAAGAAAAAGCGGCACAAGAAGCCGCTGAGAAAGCGCGAAAAGAAAAAGAACGCCTTGACCGTCTAGAGCGGGAACGCAAGGAACAAGAGGCTGCGCTGAATAATATCTTCGCAGGTCTTGAAGATGAAGCAAGTCAAAATAATGTGGCTCGCAATCAATTTATTGACGATGAGCTTTCTCGCATGTCATCCATCTATACTCAGAATATTCAGCAAAGGCTGATTAAGGATGACTATTTGCTGGGAAAGGAGTGTAGGGTAAACATCAAATTGATCCCAACAGGGACCGACATGATGGTTGCCGGTGTAACGGTGCTAGGTGGTGACGCACGAGTATGTGCTGCAGCAAAAAGCGCAATCGCACAGGTAGGGACTTTCCCTAAATCGTCAGAAGACGCCGTCAACGAAAGATTAAAAGACATTAACTTAACCGTTGCTTTGGACTAA